The following proteins come from a genomic window of Catenulispora sp. GP43:
- the rsmI gene encoding 16S rRNA (cytidine(1402)-2'-O)-methyltransferase, translating to MTGTEPTPGLLVLAGTPIGQDEDASPRLAAELASADVIATEDTRRLKRLLRVLDVTPRGRLVSYFEANETARTPDLVQDLLAGARVLVVTDAGMPSVSDPGYRLVAAAVEAGIRVTAVPGPSAVLTAVAVSGLPVDRFCFEGFLPRKGGGRTSRLAELSSEPRTMVFFEAPHRLAASLADMAAAFGADRPAAVCRELTKTYEEIKRGGLGDLAKWADEGEVRGEITVVVGGAVPGAGRELSGAELAELVFAKEEAGGLRRKEAIAEVAAEVGLPKREVFDAVVAAKESILE from the coding sequence GTGACTGGAACAGAACCGACCCCGGGCCTGCTCGTCCTGGCCGGCACCCCGATCGGCCAGGACGAGGACGCCAGCCCCCGGCTGGCGGCCGAGCTGGCCTCGGCCGACGTCATCGCCACGGAGGACACCCGCAGGCTCAAGCGGCTGCTGCGGGTGCTGGACGTCACCCCCCGCGGACGCCTGGTCTCCTACTTCGAGGCGAACGAGACGGCCCGCACCCCCGACCTGGTCCAGGACCTGCTCGCCGGCGCGCGCGTCCTGGTGGTGACGGACGCCGGGATGCCCTCGGTCAGCGACCCCGGCTACCGCCTGGTAGCGGCGGCGGTCGAGGCCGGAATCCGGGTGACGGCGGTCCCGGGCCCCTCCGCGGTCCTGACCGCGGTGGCGGTGTCCGGCCTGCCGGTGGACCGCTTCTGCTTCGAGGGCTTCCTCCCGCGCAAGGGCGGCGGCCGCACGTCGCGTCTGGCGGAACTTTCATCCGAACCGCGCACGATGGTCTTCTTCGAGGCACCGCACCGCCTCGCCGCCTCCCTGGCGGACATGGCGGCGGCCTTCGGCGCCGACCGCCCGGCGGCCGTCTGCCGCGAGCTGACGAAGACATACGAGGAGATCAAGCGCGGCGGCCTCGGCGACCTGGCGAAATGGGCCGACGAGGGCGAGGTCCGCGGCGAGATCACGGTGGTGGTCGGCGGCGCGGTGCCCGGCGCGGGCCGCGAGCTGAGCGGCGCCGAGCTCGCGGAGCTGGTGTTCGCGAAGGAGGAGGCCGGCGGGCTGCGGCGGAAGGAGGCGATCGCGGAGGTCGCCGCCGAGGTGGGGCTGCCGAAGCGGGAGGTGTTCGACGCGGTGGTGGCGGCGAAGGAGTCCATTTTGGAGTGA
- the rsmA gene encoding 16S rRNA (adenine(1518)-N(6)/adenine(1519)-N(6))-dimethyltransferase RsmA — protein MSETPHSQPPRTESSELDRSAEPDRHPARLLGPAEVRRLADKLGVSPTKKLGQNFVIDPNTIRRIVRAGDVTADDVVVEVGPGLGSLTLGLLDVARRVVAVEIDPTLAAALPDTLAEFAPGIAAGEVEFELVRSDALRVTELPGPPPTALVANLPYNVAVPVLLHMLERFPSIERTLIMVQAEVADRLAAEPGGRVYGVPSVKARWYADVKRAGSIGRSVFWPAPNVDSGLVRLDRRAVPPTTRAERRDVFAAVDAAFAQRRKTLRSALSGWAGSPAAAEQALTAAGIAPGARGETLTVEEFARLAEHRPQREPADGSGGKEHPPRKRGADGSGGAA, from the coding sequence ATGTCCGAAACCCCGCACTCCCAGCCACCGCGTACCGAGTCCTCCGAGCTCGACCGGTCAGCTGAGCCCGATCGCCACCCGGCCCGCCTCCTGGGACCGGCCGAGGTCCGTCGGCTCGCCGACAAGCTCGGCGTCTCGCCGACCAAGAAGCTCGGGCAGAACTTCGTCATCGACCCGAACACCATCCGCCGGATCGTGCGGGCCGGCGACGTCACCGCCGACGATGTGGTGGTCGAGGTCGGCCCGGGTCTGGGCTCGCTGACGCTGGGGCTGCTGGACGTGGCCCGCCGGGTGGTCGCCGTCGAGATCGACCCCACCCTGGCCGCCGCGCTGCCGGACACGCTGGCCGAGTTCGCGCCGGGCATCGCCGCCGGCGAGGTGGAGTTCGAGCTCGTGCGCTCCGACGCGCTGCGCGTCACCGAACTGCCGGGCCCGCCGCCGACCGCGCTGGTCGCGAACCTGCCCTATAACGTCGCAGTCCCGGTGCTGCTGCACATGCTGGAGCGCTTCCCGAGCATCGAGCGCACCCTGATCATGGTCCAGGCCGAGGTCGCCGACCGGCTCGCGGCCGAGCCCGGCGGCCGGGTCTACGGCGTGCCGTCGGTCAAGGCGCGGTGGTACGCGGACGTGAAGCGGGCCGGGTCCATCGGCCGCAGCGTCTTCTGGCCGGCGCCGAACGTCGACTCCGGCCTGGTTCGGCTGGACCGCCGCGCGGTCCCGCCGACCACCCGGGCCGAGCGCCGCGACGTCTTCGCCGCCGTGGACGCGGCCTTCGCGCAGCGGCGCAAGACCCTGCGCTCGGCGCTGAGCGGCTGGGCCGGCTCTCCAGCCGCGGCCGAGCAGGCGCTGACCGCCGCCGGGATCGCCCCGGGGGCCCGCGGCGAGACGCTGACCGTCGAGGAGTTCGCCCGGCTGGCGGAGCACCGGCCACAGCGGGAGCCGGCGGACGGCTCGGGTGGCAAAGAGCACCCGCCTCGTAAGCGGGGGGCCGACGGCTCCGGAGGCGCGGCATGA
- a CDS encoding type II toxin-antitoxin system death-on-curing family toxin, with product MRYLTTRDLLAITDAALGPDTPIRDTGLIDSAAHRPRTTAFGEDAYPDLHTKAASILHSILRNHPLVDGNKRLAWVACRTFLAVNGADFTPDEDAAVDFVMRTAASELDEVEAIAAVLREWTG from the coding sequence ATGAGATACCTGACCACCCGCGACCTGCTCGCCATCACCGACGCGGCCCTCGGCCCCGACACCCCGATCCGCGACACCGGCCTGATCGACTCGGCGGCGCACCGCCCCCGCACCACGGCGTTCGGCGAGGACGCGTACCCGGACCTGCACACCAAGGCCGCGTCGATCCTGCACTCGATCCTGCGGAACCACCCGCTGGTGGACGGCAACAAGCGGCTGGCGTGGGTCGCCTGCCGAACGTTCCTGGCGGTGAACGGCGCCGACTTCACGCCGGACGAGGACGCGGCGGTCGACTTCGTGATGCGGACGGCGGCTTCGGAGCTGGACGAGGTCGAGGCGATCGCGGCGGTGCTGCGGGAGTGGACGGGCTGA
- a CDS encoding dolichyl-phosphate-mannose--protein mannosyltransferase codes for MTSLAPTRSSLPDDDSEEDYGGRRRGRSGSHRERGRVWWRPNLTPRDDEQGELTLRERLVPSFAREPWWVSWGFPVLIMLVGGFMRFWHLGLPKWVIFDETYYAKDAWATIHFGHEIGWHDDGPGIGMANDDKAIIANPHIWRTLIANHQGNAVHPPVGKWMIGAGEWLFGFTPFGWRFIPAVCGTLAILMTARIARRMFRSTLIGCLAGLLLASDGLEFVMSRTALLDIFVMFWTLAAFGCFVIDRDKMRTRLVDWRETYPDTPLPDDVKAPPLGWRPWRVAGAVCLGLDLGTKWSGLWIIPCFIVLSLLWDHAALRAVGIRRHWAGFFRRDTWQTALLGLLVLATYTATWTGWFVTKDGNYRQWAAQNNAIHFPVLSALRSWWEYHWQTYHFHVNLDSPHAYMSNPWSWLVMGRPTDYYYCSKGATGCPPLAADQHQQVLALGTPPLWWFATLALVWCCWRWIARRDWRAGSILCGMLAAWAFWLNYQHRTIFTFYAVAFVPFMCIAAAYLLGVIVGRADALQYRRVWGAVVAGAITVYILVMFIYFYPILSAQTITYNQWLDRMWWPSWI; via the coding sequence GTGACGAGCCTTGCCCCGACCCGTTCCTCGCTGCCGGATGACGACAGCGAGGAGGACTACGGCGGCCGCCGTCGCGGCCGTAGCGGCTCGCACCGCGAGCGCGGACGCGTCTGGTGGCGCCCCAACCTGACCCCGCGCGACGACGAGCAGGGCGAGCTGACCCTGCGCGAGCGCCTGGTGCCCTCCTTCGCGCGCGAGCCGTGGTGGGTGTCCTGGGGCTTCCCGGTGCTGATCATGCTGGTCGGCGGGTTCATGCGGTTCTGGCACCTGGGCCTGCCCAAGTGGGTCATCTTCGACGAGACCTACTACGCCAAGGACGCCTGGGCCACCATCCACTTCGGCCACGAGATCGGCTGGCACGACGACGGCCCGGGCATCGGCATGGCCAACGACGACAAGGCCATCATCGCCAACCCGCACATCTGGCGGACGCTGATCGCCAACCACCAGGGCAACGCGGTGCACCCGCCGGTCGGCAAGTGGATGATCGGCGCCGGCGAGTGGCTGTTCGGCTTCACCCCGTTCGGGTGGCGCTTCATCCCGGCGGTCTGCGGCACGCTGGCGATCCTGATGACCGCGCGCATCGCCCGGCGCATGTTCCGTTCCACGCTCATCGGCTGCCTGGCCGGCCTGCTCCTGGCCTCCGACGGCCTGGAGTTCGTGATGAGCCGCACCGCGCTGCTGGACATCTTCGTGATGTTCTGGACGCTGGCCGCCTTCGGCTGCTTCGTCATCGACCGCGACAAGATGCGCACCAGACTCGTGGACTGGCGCGAGACCTATCCCGACACGCCGCTGCCGGACGACGTCAAGGCCCCGCCGCTGGGCTGGCGGCCGTGGCGCGTCGCCGGTGCGGTGTGCCTGGGCCTGGACCTGGGCACCAAGTGGAGCGGTCTGTGGATCATCCCCTGCTTCATCGTGCTGTCCCTGCTGTGGGACCACGCCGCCCTGCGCGCCGTGGGCATCCGGCGCCACTGGGCCGGCTTCTTCCGCCGCGACACCTGGCAGACCGCCCTGCTGGGCCTGCTGGTCCTGGCCACCTACACCGCCACCTGGACCGGCTGGTTCGTCACCAAGGACGGCAACTACCGCCAGTGGGCCGCGCAGAACAACGCGATTCACTTCCCGGTCCTGTCCGCGCTGAGAAGCTGGTGGGAGTACCACTGGCAGACGTACCACTTCCACGTGAACCTGGACTCGCCGCACGCGTACATGTCGAACCCGTGGAGCTGGCTGGTCATGGGCCGCCCCACCGACTACTACTACTGCTCCAAGGGCGCCACCGGCTGTCCGCCGCTGGCCGCCGACCAGCACCAGCAGGTCCTGGCCCTAGGCACGCCGCCGCTGTGGTGGTTCGCGACCCTCGCGCTGGTCTGGTGCTGCTGGCGCTGGATCGCGCGCCGCGACTGGCGCGCCGGCTCGATCCTGTGCGGGATGCTCGCGGCCTGGGCGTTCTGGCTGAACTACCAGCACCGCACGATCTTCACCTTCTACGCCGTGGCCTTCGTGCCCTTCATGTGCATCGCGGCGGCGTACCTGCTCGGGGTGATCGTCGGCCGGGCCGACGCGCTCCAGTACCGGCGGGTCTGGGGCGCGGTGGTGGCCGGGGCCATCACCGTCTACATCCTGGTGATGTTCATCTACTTCTATCCGATCCTGTCGGCGCAGACGATCACCTACAACCAGTGGCTGGACCGCATGTGGTGGCCGAGCTGGATTTAG
- a CDS encoding type II toxin-antitoxin system Phd/YefM family antitoxin, which yields MRTLTFSDTRAHFAETLNKVVDDREPVIVTRANREAVVIMALDDYESMRETLYLLRSPANARRLFAAIDRMERGTGGTVEVQLDELIDPDQTP from the coding sequence GTGCGCACGCTCACCTTCTCCGACACTCGCGCCCACTTCGCGGAGACCCTGAACAAGGTCGTGGACGACCGCGAGCCGGTGATAGTGACCCGCGCCAATCGGGAGGCCGTGGTGATAATGGCCCTCGACGACTACGAGTCGATGCGGGAGACCCTGTACCTGCTCCGGTCGCCGGCCAACGCGCGCCGGCTGTTCGCCGCGATCGACCGCATGGAGCGCGGTACCGGCGGGACGGTCGAGGTCCAGCTGGATGAGCTGATCGATCCGGACCAGACCCCATGA
- a CDS encoding TatD family hydrolase, producing MAENEAGQTEKKRKRKSRERDETPPPAPEPLPAPVGDSHTHMDMQEPAAADIIAAADKVNVRRLVQVGVDVPSSRTAVELAAAFERVHAAVALHPNEAPRLVLGDPDGWSGQDRAPGGAEALEAALAEIDKLAADEQVRGIGETGLDYFRTGPEGVQAQQDSFRAHIAIAKRHGKALVIHDRDAHEDVLRILVEEGSPETVVFHCYSGDAAMAEVCAERGYYMSFAGNLTYKANEALQEAFRVAPLDRILVETDAPFLTPLPYRGRPNAPYLVPYTVRAMAALRGIDSDTGLAELCQALDSNLRNAFHLGA from the coding sequence GTGGCTGAGAACGAGGCGGGGCAGACCGAGAAGAAGCGCAAGCGGAAGTCCCGGGAGCGGGACGAGACCCCGCCCCCGGCGCCGGAGCCGCTGCCGGCCCCGGTCGGGGACAGCCATACGCACATGGACATGCAGGAGCCGGCGGCCGCGGACATCATCGCGGCCGCCGACAAGGTGAACGTGCGCCGGCTGGTCCAGGTCGGCGTGGACGTCCCGTCCTCGCGGACCGCCGTGGAGCTTGCCGCCGCCTTCGAGCGCGTGCACGCCGCCGTGGCCCTGCACCCGAACGAGGCGCCGCGCCTGGTCCTGGGCGACCCCGACGGCTGGTCCGGCCAGGACCGCGCGCCCGGCGGCGCCGAGGCGCTGGAGGCCGCGCTGGCCGAGATCGACAAGCTCGCGGCCGACGAACAGGTGCGCGGTATCGGCGAGACCGGCCTGGACTACTTCCGCACCGGTCCGGAGGGTGTGCAGGCGCAGCAGGACTCCTTCCGGGCCCACATCGCGATCGCCAAGCGGCATGGCAAAGCCCTGGTGATCCACGACCGCGACGCGCATGAGGACGTCCTGCGCATCCTGGTCGAGGAGGGTTCCCCCGAAACAGTGGTCTTCCACTGCTATTCGGGTGACGCCGCGATGGCCGAAGTCTGTGCCGAACGGGGCTACTACATGTCCTTCGCCGGGAACCTGACCTACAAGGCGAACGAGGCATTGCAGGAGGCATTCCGGGTGGCCCCGCTCGACCGGATTCTGGTCGAGACCGACGCCCCGTTCCTGACGCCGCTCCCTTATAGAGGACGGCCGAACGCGCCCTACCTGGTTCCCTACACAGTCCGGGCGATGGCGGCACTGCGAGGCATCGACAGTGACACCGGTTTGGCCGAACTCTGTCAGGCCCTCGACAGCAACCTGCGCAATGCCTTCCACCTGGGGGCATGA
- a CDS encoding Txe/YoeB family addiction module toxin yields MKISFDEQAWDDYLWWQTQDRKILKRINALIQDIARNGNDTGIGKPEALKRNFSGYWLRRITDEHRMVYKVVDDDVRIVLCRYHYE; encoded by the coding sequence ATGAAGATCAGCTTCGACGAGCAAGCGTGGGATGACTACCTCTGGTGGCAGACGCAGGACCGAAAAATTCTGAAGCGGATCAACGCGCTCATCCAGGACATCGCCCGCAACGGCAACGACACCGGCATCGGAAAGCCGGAGGCGCTCAAGCGCAACTTCAGCGGCTACTGGTTACGGCGCATCACCGATGAGCACCGTATGGTCTATAAAGTCGTCGACGACGACGTGCGGATCGTTTTGTGCAGGTATCACTACGAGTGA
- a CDS encoding alpha/beta fold hydrolase, which produces MELSYARRGSGEPLLLIHGIGHRWQAWEPVLDRLAEHHDVIAIDIPGFGRSAPMKLAPGQRPTIGLAMERIAEAFPGFGIERPHVAGNSLGGALALEMARHGLATSATAFSPAGFWHTRWETAWALGNLSVTRAAAFAPMPVLRYVADHETARALAFGMIFGKPRALDPKLALEDTLALRAGRSFRPIGREAKHYRYAGESDVPTTVAWGTKDRILLRRQFAQAKRVLPKARFEDLPGCGHVPMNDDPERVSRLILETTGAVPR; this is translated from the coding sequence GTGGAACTCTCCTACGCGCGCCGCGGCTCGGGCGAACCCCTGCTCCTGATCCACGGCATCGGCCACCGCTGGCAGGCCTGGGAACCGGTTCTGGACCGCCTGGCCGAGCACCACGACGTCATCGCCATCGACATCCCCGGCTTCGGCAGGTCCGCCCCCATGAAGCTGGCGCCGGGCCAGCGTCCGACGATCGGCCTGGCGATGGAGCGCATCGCCGAGGCCTTCCCCGGCTTCGGGATCGAGCGGCCGCACGTGGCCGGCAACTCCCTCGGCGGCGCCCTGGCGCTGGAGATGGCCCGGCACGGGCTGGCCACCTCGGCGACCGCCTTCTCCCCGGCCGGCTTCTGGCACACGCGCTGGGAGACCGCCTGGGCGCTGGGGAACCTGAGCGTGACCCGCGCCGCCGCCTTCGCCCCCATGCCGGTGCTGCGATACGTCGCCGACCACGAGACCGCGCGGGCCCTGGCGTTCGGCATGATCTTCGGCAAGCCGCGCGCGCTGGACCCGAAGCTGGCCCTGGAGGACACCCTCGCGCTGCGCGCCGGGCGCTCGTTCCGGCCGATAGGCAGGGAGGCCAAGCACTACCGCTACGCCGGCGAGAGCGACGTGCCGACCACCGTGGCCTGGGGCACGAAGGACCGGATCCTGCTGCGCCGCCAGTTCGCGCAGGCCAAGCGGGTGCTGCCCAAGGCCCGGTTCGAGGACCTGCCGGGCTGCGGCCACGTGCCGATGAACGACGACCCGGAGCGGGTCAGCCGGCTGATCCTGGAGACCACCGGCGCGGTTCCCCGCTGA
- a CDS encoding 4-(cytidine 5'-diphospho)-2-C-methyl-D-erythritol kinase — MTAAALSPDDTPRPGATESVTVRVPAKVNLALSVGPLRPDGYHDLATVFHAVGLYDEVSAAPAEALAVSCEGEGQVEVPLDGTNLAWRAAELLARTVGRAPAVRLHLTKGIPVAGGMAGGSADAAGALVACDALWGSGLSRDDLHELAAQLGSDVPFALHGGTAMGTGRGEQITPVLARGEFHWVFAFAHEGLSTPAVFRELDRLREAAGEQAAAPGVDEELLRALRAGDSTLLGAALRNDLTRPATSLRPDLRATLQAGREAGALGTLLSGSGPTCAFLAADAVSAAALAAALAAAPSVRAVRRALGPAAGAHVL; from the coding sequence ATGACGGCCGCCGCGCTCAGCCCCGACGACACGCCCCGCCCCGGGGCGACCGAGTCCGTGACCGTCCGCGTCCCGGCGAAGGTCAATCTGGCGCTCTCAGTGGGCCCGCTGCGTCCGGACGGCTACCACGACCTGGCCACCGTCTTCCACGCCGTCGGCCTGTACGACGAGGTCAGCGCCGCCCCCGCCGAGGCCCTCGCGGTCAGCTGCGAGGGCGAGGGCCAGGTCGAGGTGCCGCTGGACGGCACGAACCTGGCCTGGCGCGCCGCCGAGCTGCTGGCCCGGACTGTCGGGCGCGCCCCGGCCGTGCGCCTGCACCTGACCAAGGGGATCCCGGTGGCCGGCGGGATGGCCGGGGGCTCGGCCGACGCGGCCGGCGCGCTCGTCGCCTGCGACGCGCTGTGGGGTTCCGGCCTGTCCCGCGACGACCTGCACGAGCTGGCCGCGCAGCTCGGCAGCGACGTCCCCTTCGCCCTCCACGGCGGCACCGCCATGGGCACCGGCCGCGGCGAGCAGATCACCCCGGTGCTGGCCCGCGGCGAGTTCCACTGGGTCTTCGCCTTCGCCCACGAGGGGCTGTCCACCCCGGCCGTCTTCCGCGAGCTGGACCGGCTCCGCGAGGCGGCCGGCGAGCAGGCGGCGGCGCCGGGCGTCGACGAGGAGCTGCTGCGGGCGCTGCGGGCCGGAGACTCAACGCTGCTGGGTGCGGCGCTGCGCAACGACCTGACCCGGCCGGCCACCTCCCTGCGTCCGGACCTGCGTGCGACACTGCAGGCCGGCCGGGAGGCCGGGGCGCTCGGGACCCTGCTGTCCGGATCCGGCCCGACCTGCGCTTTCCTGGCCGCCGACGCGGTCTCGGCGGCCGCCCTGGCGGCCGCGCTGGCGGCGGCGCCGTCGGTCCGCGCCGTAAGGCGGGCTCTAGGGCCCGCAGCCGGTGCGCACGTGCTGTGA
- the metG gene encoding methionine--tRNA ligase — translation MPSTQRTILTAVAWPYANGPRHIGHVSGFGVPSDVFSRYQRMAGNRVLMVSGTDEHGTPILVQADKEGVTARELADRYNRVIAEDLRSLGLAYDLFTRTTTRNHYAVVQEMFKGLYDNGYIFPKTTMGAISPSTGRTLPDRYIEGTCPICGYDGARGDQCDNCGNQLDPDRLIDPRSRINGETPKFIETEQFFLDLPAFASVLGSWLQEQKTWRPNVLKFSLNLLDDLQPRAISRDLDWGVPVPLEGWIDRPDKKLYVWFDAVVGYLSASVEWARRSGDPDAWRAFWQTGPNGEAPDAYYFMGKDNIVFHSEIWPAMLLGYDGKGDKNGNPGSLGALNLPHEVVSSEFLTMEGRKFSSSRAVVIYVRDFLSRYDADALRYYITAAGPETQDTDFTWAEFLRRNNDELVAGWGNLVNRAVSMAAKNLGEIPAAKDLTPEDEALLAASRGAFEAVGDLLDRCRFKAALAEAMRVVAEANKYVSDNEPWKLAKTDPERMATVLHVTLQVVDDAKTLLTPFLPFSSEKVFHLLGGEGTWSAMPELREVEDLDGGPGYPVLTGDYDQALARWESTPIEVGRKLAPPTPIFKKLDPSIVDEELARLGGEAA, via the coding sequence ATGCCGTCCACCCAGCGCACCATCCTCACCGCCGTGGCGTGGCCCTACGCCAACGGCCCCCGCCACATCGGCCACGTCTCCGGCTTCGGCGTCCCCTCCGACGTCTTCAGCCGCTACCAGCGGATGGCGGGCAACCGGGTGCTGATGGTCAGCGGGACCGACGAGCACGGGACGCCGATCCTGGTCCAGGCCGACAAGGAGGGCGTCACCGCCCGGGAGTTGGCCGACCGGTACAACCGGGTCATCGCCGAGGACCTGCGCTCGCTCGGGCTGGCCTACGACCTGTTCACCCGCACCACCACGCGCAACCACTACGCGGTCGTGCAGGAGATGTTCAAGGGCCTGTACGACAACGGCTACATCTTCCCCAAGACCACGATGGGCGCCATCAGCCCCTCGACCGGACGTACGCTGCCCGACCGCTACATCGAGGGCACCTGCCCGATCTGCGGGTACGACGGCGCGCGCGGCGACCAGTGCGACAACTGCGGCAACCAGCTCGACCCGGACCGCCTGATCGACCCGCGTTCGCGGATCAACGGCGAGACGCCGAAGTTCATCGAGACCGAGCAGTTCTTCCTGGACCTGCCCGCGTTCGCGAGCGTCCTGGGCTCCTGGCTGCAGGAGCAGAAGACCTGGCGTCCCAACGTCCTGAAGTTCTCCCTGAACCTGCTGGACGACCTGCAGCCGCGCGCCATCTCCCGCGACCTGGACTGGGGTGTCCCGGTCCCGCTGGAGGGCTGGATCGACCGCCCCGACAAGAAGCTGTACGTCTGGTTCGACGCGGTCGTCGGCTACCTGAGCGCGTCCGTCGAGTGGGCCCGCCGCTCCGGCGACCCGGACGCCTGGCGCGCCTTCTGGCAGACCGGCCCGAACGGCGAGGCGCCCGACGCCTACTACTTCATGGGCAAGGACAACATCGTCTTCCACTCGGAGATCTGGCCGGCGATGCTTCTCGGCTACGACGGCAAGGGCGACAAGAACGGCAATCCGGGCTCGCTCGGCGCGCTGAACCTGCCGCACGAGGTCGTCAGCTCGGAGTTCCTGACCATGGAGGGCCGCAAGTTCTCCTCCAGCCGCGCCGTGGTCATCTACGTCCGCGACTTCCTGTCCCGCTACGACGCCGACGCCCTGCGCTACTACATCACCGCGGCCGGCCCGGAGACCCAGGACACCGACTTCACCTGGGCCGAGTTCCTGCGCCGCAACAACGACGAGCTGGTCGCCGGCTGGGGCAACCTGGTCAACCGCGCCGTGTCGATGGCGGCCAAGAACCTCGGCGAGATCCCGGCCGCCAAGGACCTCACGCCCGAGGACGAGGCGCTGCTGGCGGCCTCGCGCGGGGCCTTCGAGGCGGTCGGCGACCTGCTGGACCGCTGCCGGTTCAAGGCCGCGCTGGCCGAGGCGATGCGGGTGGTGGCCGAGGCCAACAAGTACGTCTCCGACAACGAGCCGTGGAAGCTGGCCAAGACCGACCCCGAGCGCATGGCCACCGTCCTGCACGTCACCCTGCAGGTCGTCGACGACGCCAAGACCCTGCTGACGCCGTTCCTGCCGTTCTCCTCCGAGAAGGTCTTCCACCTGCTCGGCGGCGAGGGCACCTGGTCGGCGATGCCGGAGCTGCGCGAGGTCGAGGACCTGGACGGCGGACCGGGCTACCCGGTGCTCACCGGCGACTACGACCAGGCGCTGGCGCGCTGGGAGTCCACGCCGATCGAGGTCGGCCGCAAGCTGGCGCCGCCGACGCCGATCTTCAAGAAGCTGGACCCGTCGATCGTCGACGAGGAGCTGGCCCGGCTCGGCGGCGAGGCCGCCTAG
- a CDS encoding ubiquitin-like domain-containing protein, which translates to MSSRRSASRHSEGSKVKVRAVQGTVLLGLVGAAGAYVGFEKTVHLTVDGQERTIHTFDGKVADVLKAQGIATDAHDQVAPAPGDNLVDGEQISVRYGRQLDVNVDGKDQQIWSTATTVSEALGDMGVRGGANPYLSVNRDQAIGRQGLSFQVRTERHVNILVDGRSIPVDTTAQTVAQALAQANVTLAGQDSASPDPASFPTDGENITVERITGTQETKQIPIDFSTTEQSDPSSYVGSRTTVTEGVPGVQQVVYAYLTVNGVKQAPKIVSKTVTKQPVNAVVKVGTKAVPNTVAGADNLNWAGVAQCESGGNPKSVGGGGLYFGLYQFSVSTWAAMGGSGLPSNATPAEQTYRAKLLYVRSGAGQWPVCGRNLFT; encoded by the coding sequence GTGAGCAGTAGACGTTCCGCCAGCCGGCACAGCGAGGGTTCCAAGGTCAAGGTCCGCGCCGTCCAGGGCACGGTCCTTCTGGGGCTCGTCGGCGCCGCAGGAGCCTACGTCGGCTTCGAGAAGACCGTCCATTTGACCGTGGACGGCCAGGAACGCACCATCCACACGTTCGACGGCAAGGTCGCCGACGTCCTCAAGGCCCAGGGCATCGCCACCGACGCCCACGACCAGGTGGCCCCGGCCCCCGGCGACAACCTCGTGGACGGCGAGCAGATCTCGGTGCGCTACGGCCGCCAGCTCGACGTCAACGTCGACGGCAAGGACCAGCAGATCTGGTCCACCGCCACGACCGTGTCCGAGGCGCTGGGCGACATGGGGGTGCGCGGCGGCGCGAACCCGTACCTGTCGGTCAACCGCGACCAGGCGATCGGCCGTCAGGGCCTGAGCTTCCAGGTCCGGACCGAGCGGCACGTCAACATACTCGTGGACGGCCGCTCCATCCCGGTGGACACCACCGCGCAGACCGTGGCCCAGGCGCTGGCCCAGGCCAACGTGACGCTGGCCGGGCAGGACAGCGCGAGCCCGGACCCGGCCTCCTTCCCCACCGACGGCGAGAACATCACCGTCGAGCGGATCACCGGGACGCAGGAGACCAAGCAGATCCCGATCGACTTCTCCACGACCGAGCAGTCGGACCCGAGTTCCTACGTCGGGTCGCGGACCACGGTCACCGAGGGCGTGCCGGGCGTGCAGCAGGTCGTGTACGCGTACCTGACGGTCAACGGGGTGAAGCAGGCGCCGAAGATCGTCAGCAAGACCGTCACCAAGCAGCCGGTGAACGCGGTGGTGAAGGTCGGCACCAAGGCGGTGCCGAACACCGTGGCCGGGGCCGACAACCTGAACTGGGCCGGGGTCGCGCAGTGCGAATCCGGCGGCAACCCCAAGTCGGTCGGCGGCGGCGGTCTGTACTTCGGCCTGTACCAGTTCTCGGTGTCGACCTGGGCCGCGATGGGCGGCTCCGGGCTGCCGTCGAACGCCACGCCGGCCGAGCAGACCTACCGGGCCAAGCTGCTGTACGTACGCTCGGGAGCGGGCCAGTGGCCCGTCTGCGGACGGAACCTCTTCACGTGA